Proteins encoded within one genomic window of Halorussus salilacus:
- a CDS encoding ArsR/SmtB family transcription factor — protein MSDDATVVFDLLDDEYARDILAETYEEPMSAEALADACDASPSTIYRRIERLRDQRLLADDQRLDPDGNHYKVYTANLQRVTVELTADGFELDVDREEDPADRFTRLYEGFKR, from the coding sequence ATGAGCGACGACGCGACGGTGGTGTTCGACCTGCTCGACGACGAGTACGCCCGCGACATCCTCGCGGAGACCTACGAGGAGCCGATGTCGGCCGAGGCGCTCGCCGACGCCTGCGACGCCTCGCCGTCGACCATCTACCGGCGAATCGAGCGACTCCGGGACCAGCGACTGCTCGCCGACGACCAGCGCCTCGACCCGGACGGCAACCACTACAAGGTGTACACCGCCAACCTCCAGCGGGTCACGGTCGAACTCACCGCCGACGGCTTCGAACTCGACGTGGACCGCGAGGAGGACCCGGCAGACCGCTTCACCAGACTCTACGAGGGGTTCAAGCGATGA
- a CDS encoding sensor domain-containing protein yields the protein MSSNRHDAGVADGLRGVFGVPFRLQTYRNLLYLALAFPLGLLYFVFLSVGLSLGVGLAITVVGIPILLAVLAVSTGLATVERELATLLLGVDIPTVGGETPDSLVGRAKRLVSDAGTWKAVVYLGSKFVIGLVSFVVVTTLLVTATSLLVVPFVYDQPGVYVGVVTDAPVEFHPSLYVAWNQLLVGIETVVHLGSWQVTTLAEALAVAAFGAVLGIGSLHLLNGLARFSAWYTKRMLATSGRATPASEP from the coding sequence ATGTCTTCGAACCGGCACGACGCGGGCGTGGCCGACGGTCTCCGCGGGGTCTTCGGGGTTCCGTTCCGACTCCAGACCTACCGGAATCTGTTGTACCTCGCGCTCGCGTTCCCGCTCGGCCTGCTGTACTTCGTGTTCCTCTCGGTCGGCCTGTCGCTGGGCGTCGGGCTCGCGATCACCGTCGTGGGCATTCCCATCCTGCTCGCCGTCCTCGCGGTCTCGACCGGGCTGGCGACGGTCGAACGCGAACTCGCGACGTTGCTTCTCGGGGTCGACATCCCGACCGTCGGCGGAGAGACCCCCGACTCGCTGGTCGGGCGCGCCAAGCGCCTCGTGTCCGACGCGGGCACATGGAAGGCGGTGGTCTACCTCGGGTCGAAGTTCGTCATCGGCCTCGTCTCGTTCGTGGTCGTCACGACGCTGTTGGTCACCGCGACGAGCCTCCTCGTCGTCCCGTTCGTCTACGACCAGCCCGGCGTCTACGTCGGCGTCGTGACCGACGCGCCCGTCGAGTTCCACCCGTCGCTGTACGTCGCCTGGAACCAACTGCTCGTGGGCATCGAGACGGTCGTCCACCTCGGGTCGTGGCAGGTGACGACGCTCGCGGAGGCGCTCGCGGTCGCGGCGTTCGGCGCGGTCCTGGGAATCGGGTCGCTCCACCTTCTCAACGGTCTCGCCCGGTTCTCGGCGTGGTACACCAAGCGCATGCTCGCGACGAGCGGTCGCGCCACTCCGGCTTCGGAGCCCTGA
- the phoU gene encoding phosphate signaling complex protein PhoU codes for MPRKDYQEQLTELQENVLYMSEVVMERLRMGLDALEQKDDDLAWEVIEGDEEVNQLYLELEQDCIDLLALQQPVASDLRMIAASFKIITDLERIGDLATNLGEYTLQADQDVFPEVDIQELGALTLDMIEDAMDAYSEQDADGCYDISERDDDLDALCERASEIVVRDLIETELEDNTEEEVETLLQDVSRLLLTVRDLERIGDHAVNIAARTLYMVENNDELIY; via the coding sequence ATGCCACGAAAGGACTATCAAGAGCAGTTGACCGAGCTACAGGAGAACGTCCTGTACATGAGCGAGGTCGTGATGGAACGGCTCCGGATGGGGCTTGACGCCCTCGAACAGAAGGACGACGACCTCGCGTGGGAAGTCATCGAGGGCGACGAGGAGGTCAATCAGCTCTACCTCGAACTCGAACAGGACTGCATCGACCTGCTGGCGCTGCAACAGCCGGTCGCCAGCGACCTCCGGATGATCGCGGCGTCGTTCAAGATAATCACCGACCTCGAACGCATCGGCGACCTCGCCACCAACCTCGGGGAGTACACCCTCCAAGCCGACCAAGACGTGTTCCCCGAGGTCGACATCCAGGAGCTCGGGGCGCTCACGCTCGACATGATCGAGGACGCGATGGACGCCTACAGCGAGCAGGACGCCGATGGCTGTTACGACATCTCCGAGCGCGACGACGACCTCGACGCGCTCTGCGAGCGCGCGAGCGAAATCGTGGTCAGGGACCTCATCGAGACCGAACTGGAGGACAACACGGAGGAGGAGGTCGAGACGCTACTGCAGGACGTCTCGCGGCTGTTGCTGACGGTCAGGGACCTCGAACGCATCGGCGACCACGCGGTCAACATCGCCGCGCGGACCCTCTACATGGTCGAGAACAACGACGAACTCATCTACTGA
- the pstB gene encoding phosphate ABC transporter ATP-binding protein PstB produces the protein MSNENVTTSNPDAETQTDTDESISSPTPGTEAVDTGRTSGASGSERTVIESRDLDVYYGDTQALDSIDIEIPERQVTAMIGPSGCGKSTFLRCINRMNDLIDAARVEGDLLFQGKNVYDEDVDPVALRRRIGMVFQQPNPFPKSIYDNVAYGLRLQNRTEDLDEKVENALKGAALWDEVKDQLDESGLELSGGQQQRLCIARAIAVDPEVILMDEPASALDPVATSQIEDLIDELARDYTVVIVTHNMQQAARISDKTAVFLTGGELVEFDDTQKIFENPEHQRVEDYITGKFG, from the coding sequence ATGAGCAACGAGAACGTGACGACTTCGAATCCCGACGCCGAGACCCAGACAGACACCGACGAATCGATCTCGTCGCCGACTCCGGGGACGGAAGCGGTCGATACCGGCCGAACGTCCGGGGCCTCCGGGTCCGAGCGCACGGTCATCGAATCGCGCGACCTCGACGTCTATTACGGCGACACGCAGGCGCTCGATAGCATCGACATCGAGATTCCCGAGCGACAGGTGACCGCGATGATCGGCCCGTCGGGGTGTGGCAAGTCCACCTTCCTCCGCTGCATCAACCGGATGAACGACCTCATCGACGCCGCCCGCGTCGAGGGCGACCTGCTGTTTCAGGGCAAGAACGTCTACGACGAGGACGTGGACCCGGTCGCGCTGCGGCGGCGCATCGGGATGGTGTTCCAGCAACCCAACCCCTTCCCCAAGAGCATCTACGACAACGTCGCCTACGGGCTCCGGCTCCAGAACCGGACCGAGGACCTAGACGAGAAGGTCGAGAACGCGCTCAAGGGCGCGGCGCTCTGGGACGAGGTCAAAGACCAGCTCGACGAGTCGGGCCTCGAACTCTCGGGCGGCCAGCAACAACGGCTCTGCATCGCGCGGGCCATCGCGGTCGACCCCGAGGTCATCCTGATGGACGAGCCCGCGAGCGCGCTCGACCCGGTCGCGACCTCCCAGATAGAGGACCTCATCGACGAGCTCGCCCGGGACTACACCGTCGTCATCGTGACCCACAACATGCAGCAGGCCGCGCGCATCTCGGACAAGACCGCGGTGTTCCTGACCGGCGGCGAACTCGTCGAGTTCGACGACACCCAGAAGATATTCGAGAACCCCGAACACCAGCGCGTCGAGGACTACATCACCGGGAAGTTCGGATAG
- the pstA gene encoding phosphate ABC transporter permease PstA, which yields MATERSTREESWYGTGEGVNQLRGRLFKWGCLGAMLFGIAMVFVLLAYVALDAIRPLTADPGWHLTFFLALVAPTTALVGYYGLRDRRSGWVGATATALPAFCLLIGSGIALLLVEVFRPIEWFGSTLALLLAVGAIYAHRRFRSDPVAFEPTLVAVAALVFALVGVPGAVPSLSRILQNAPLALNHATMMLYSFAAPVAILAGWVVARRRESRRDGAVAVALTLVVAVFAVFSAPAVGIDDYLLIVLSLSVAVPSALYVGGVVRERQHLAGLALPVVVYAGMFVGAAAVEAFGFAGPEAWLDWQFLTNSHSRFAEEAGIYPALVGSIMMMLVIVVSAFPVGVAAAVYLEEYAPDTGRLGWVVSLIETNIANLAGVPSVVYGLLGLALFIRYAGMNTGSVIVGGFTVGLLILPIVIISAQEAIRAVPSSMRQASYGMGATKWQTVRNVVLPEALPGILTGNILAFGRAIGETAPLLMIGAAAVVFSPPGGFTEKFSAMPRQIFAWSHEPSAEFRYGVLAAGVVTLLVVLLSMNAAAILIRNKYQRRS from the coding sequence ATGGCAACCGAGCGTTCGACCCGCGAGGAGTCGTGGTACGGGACCGGCGAGGGAGTGAACCAGCTTCGCGGGCGACTGTTCAAGTGGGGGTGTCTGGGCGCGATGCTGTTCGGTATCGCGATGGTGTTCGTGTTACTGGCGTACGTCGCGCTCGACGCGATTCGGCCGCTCACGGCCGACCCCGGCTGGCACCTCACCTTCTTCCTCGCGCTGGTCGCGCCGACGACCGCACTCGTCGGCTACTACGGCCTCCGCGACCGGCGTTCCGGTTGGGTCGGCGCGACCGCGACCGCGCTCCCGGCGTTCTGCCTCCTCATCGGGTCGGGCATCGCGCTCCTGCTCGTCGAGGTGTTCCGGCCCATCGAGTGGTTCGGGTCCACGCTCGCGCTCCTGCTCGCGGTCGGCGCGATCTACGCCCACCGGCGGTTCCGGTCCGACCCCGTGGCCTTCGAGCCGACCCTCGTCGCGGTCGCGGCGCTCGTGTTCGCGCTCGTCGGCGTCCCGGGTGCGGTCCCCAGCCTGAGCCGCATCCTCCAGAACGCGCCGCTCGCGCTCAACCACGCGACCATGATGCTCTACTCGTTCGCGGCCCCGGTCGCGATACTCGCGGGATGGGTGGTCGCCCGACGCCGCGAGAGCAGGCGCGACGGCGCGGTCGCCGTCGCGCTCACGCTCGTTGTCGCCGTCTTCGCGGTGTTCTCGGCTCCTGCGGTCGGCATCGACGACTACCTGCTCATCGTGCTGAGCCTGTCGGTCGCCGTCCCGTCCGCGCTCTACGTCGGGGGCGTGGTTCGCGAACGCCAGCACCTCGCGGGACTCGCGCTCCCGGTCGTGGTGTACGCCGGGATGTTCGTCGGCGCGGCGGCGGTCGAAGCGTTCGGCTTCGCCGGGCCCGAGGCGTGGCTCGACTGGCAGTTCCTGACGAACTCCCACTCGCGGTTCGCCGAGGAGGCGGGCATCTACCCCGCGCTCGTGGGTTCCATCATGATGATGCTGGTCATCGTAGTCTCGGCGTTCCCGGTCGGCGTCGCGGCCGCGGTCTACCTCGAAGAGTACGCGCCCGACACCGGACGCCTCGGCTGGGTCGTGAGCCTCATCGAGACGAACATCGCCAACCTCGCGGGCGTCCCGTCGGTCGTCTACGGCCTGCTCGGCCTCGCGCTGTTCATCCGGTACGCCGGGATGAACACCGGGTCGGTCATCGTGGGCGGGTTCACGGTCGGCCTGCTCATCCTGCCCATCGTCATCATCTCGGCCCAGGAGGCCATCCGAGCGGTCCCGAGTTCGATGCGTCAGGCCTCCTACGGGATGGGCGCGACCAAGTGGCAGACCGTCCGGAACGTCGTGCTCCCCGAGGCGCTCCCGGGCATCCTGACGGGGAACATCCTCGCGTTCGGTCGGGCCATCGGCGAGACCGCGCCCCTGCTGATGATCGGGGCGGCCGCGGTCGTGTTCAGCCCGCCCGGCGGGTTCACCGAGAAGTTCAGCGCGATGCCGCGCCAGATTTTCGCGTGGTCCCACGAACCCTCGGCCGAGTTCCGGTACGGCGTCCTCGCGGCCGGTGTCGTTACCCTGCTGGTCGTGTTGCTGTCGATGAACGCCGCGGCGATACTCATCCGAAACAAGTACCAACGGAGGTCCTAA
- the pstC gene encoding phosphate ABC transporter permease subunit PstC has translation MSEEPARPEFAGENRTRSAKESAIKWFLFVCAALSVFVTLAIVATLLFDAIEFFTRVSPVAFFTGTSWSPKIGESFGVLPLVSNTLAVTVLSALVAIPVGTASAAYLSEYATDRTRSVLKPALEVLAGIPTVVYGFFALVYVTPALQAVGVPVSTFNLLSASLMVGVMIIPMVSSLSEDAMSAVPDSLRQGAYGLGATKFEVTTTVVIPAAVSGIFSSFILALSRAIGETMIVVVAAGMSPQLFPSPFSSIQPMTSAMVQLSTSDLAGGTAAYYALFAIGLTLFVITFSMNVASNWVASRYREEYE, from the coding sequence ATGAGCGAGGAACCAGCGCGGCCGGAGTTCGCGGGCGAGAACCGCACCCGGTCGGCCAAGGAGTCCGCCATCAAGTGGTTCCTGTTCGTGTGCGCGGCGCTTTCGGTGTTCGTGACGCTCGCCATCGTGGCGACGTTGCTGTTCGACGCCATCGAGTTCTTCACGCGGGTGTCGCCCGTGGCGTTCTTCACCGGCACGAGCTGGAGCCCCAAGATCGGCGAGTCGTTCGGCGTCCTGCCGCTCGTGAGCAACACGCTGGCGGTGACCGTGCTGTCGGCGTTGGTAGCGATTCCCGTCGGGACCGCCTCGGCGGCGTACCTCAGCGAGTACGCGACCGACCGCACGCGGTCGGTGCTCAAGCCCGCGCTCGAAGTGCTGGCGGGCATCCCGACGGTCGTCTACGGCTTCTTCGCGCTCGTGTACGTCACACCGGCGCTTCAGGCGGTCGGGGTCCCGGTCAGCACGTTCAATCTGCTGAGCGCGTCCCTCATGGTCGGCGTGATGATCATCCCGATGGTGTCGAGCCTCAGCGAGGACGCGATGAGCGCGGTGCCCGACTCGCTCCGACAGGGCGCGTACGGACTCGGCGCGACCAAGTTCGAGGTGACGACGACCGTCGTCATCCCGGCCGCGGTTTCGGGAATCTTCTCGTCGTTCATCCTCGCGCTCTCGCGGGCCATCGGCGAGACGATGATCGTGGTGGTCGCCGCGGGGATGAGCCCGCAACTGTTCCCGAGTCCGTTCAGTTCGATTCAGCCGATGACCTCCGCGATGGTCCAGCTCTCGACCAGCGACCTCGCGGGCGGTACCGCCGCCTACTACGCGCTTTTCGCCATCGGTCTCACGCTGTTCGTCATCACGTTCTCGATGAACGTCGCGAGCAACTGGGTGGCCTCGCGCTACCGGGAGGAGTACGAATGA
- a CDS encoding PstS family phosphate ABC transporter substrate-binding protein translates to MTDTERPTFESRRKFLVGTGALGAAALAGCIGENGGGSGGSDTETEEGGSGLSGDVTVTGSSTVYPVSVAMAEEFEKENEEVDISVDSTGSGGGFENHFCPGNSDINGASRPITEEEEENCGENDVDPREFQIASDALTVVVNTESDIESITFDELAQIWEPDGAETWSDVRDDWPDEKLELYGPASTSGTFDWFTENVVGEAGSHRDDYEPTEDDNKIIEGVEGSENAMGYLGYSYYQENSDRVKAVNVAEEDVSNAVKPNLENAKSGDYPMARPLFIYPAAESIQEKDQVYEFLKYYIEQSETDIVSEIGYVPANADLRDQNLDELDEIRNE, encoded by the coding sequence ATGACAGACACGGAGCGACCGACGTTCGAATCGCGACGAAAGTTCCTCGTCGGCACGGGTGCGCTCGGCGCGGCCGCCCTAGCTGGTTGCATCGGCGAGAACGGCGGCGGTTCGGGTGGGTCCGACACCGAGACGGAAGAAGGAGGCAGTGGCCTCTCGGGTGACGTGACGGTCACCGGGAGCAGTACGGTGTACCCGGTCTCGGTCGCGATGGCCGAGGAGTTCGAGAAGGAGAACGAGGAGGTCGACATCTCGGTCGACTCGACCGGGAGCGGCGGCGGGTTCGAGAACCACTTCTGTCCGGGCAACTCCGACATCAACGGCGCGTCCCGTCCCATCACCGAGGAAGAAGAGGAGAACTGCGGCGAGAACGACGTCGACCCGCGGGAGTTCCAGATCGCGAGCGACGCGCTCACGGTCGTCGTCAACACCGAATCCGACATCGAGAGCATCACGTTCGACGAACTCGCTCAGATCTGGGAGCCCGACGGCGCGGAGACGTGGAGCGACGTGCGCGACGACTGGCCCGACGAGAAACTCGAACTGTACGGGCCCGCCTCGACCTCCGGCACGTTCGACTGGTTCACCGAGAACGTCGTCGGTGAAGCGGGCTCTCACCGCGATGACTACGAACCCACCGAGGACGACAACAAGATCATCGAGGGCGTCGAGGGTTCGGAGAACGCGATGGGCTACCTCGGGTACTCCTACTATCAGGAGAACAGCGACCGCGTGAAGGCCGTCAACGTCGCCGAGGAAGACGTCTCGAATGCGGTCAAGCCGAACCTCGAAAACGCCAAGTCGGGCGACTACCCGATGGCGCGCCCGCTGTTCATCTATCCGGCGGCCGAGTCGATTCAGGAGAAAGACCAGGTCTACGAGTTCCTGAAGTACTACATCGAGCAGTCCGAGACCGACATCGTGAGCGAGATCGGCTACGTGCCCGCGAACGCCGATCTGCGCGACCAGAACCTCGACGAACTCGACGAGATTCGCAACGAGTAG
- a CDS encoding phosphate uptake regulator PhoU yields the protein METRKVQVTGGSTFTVSIPKDWATDNGIEAGERLAFYPQDDSLVVTPRDSDEKSEGTLDITDLRGESLTRTVMTMYVSGFDVMVLESGRIDADQRQAIRQATQSLVGLEVIEETGDRVVIQDLLDSSELSVHNAVTRMRLISLSMLEDAVTAICENDDSLAEDVIERDDDVDRLWFMVSRIFRATLRTPKAAEELGIPREVCFDYHSSARQLERIADHAAKMAQHARQLGEIPEEVAESLGGLHADAAEIVNTAMDALLLDDSAEATALANEAREHVREIDQHTRTVDDQIRDLDAQQAQLLGLIVDSLSRSGDYGGNVAETALQKAAPRPE from the coding sequence ATGGAAACCCGGAAGGTGCAGGTCACGGGCGGTTCGACGTTCACGGTCTCGATTCCGAAGGACTGGGCGACCGATAACGGCATCGAGGCGGGCGAGCGACTCGCGTTCTACCCGCAGGACGACTCGCTCGTGGTCACGCCCCGCGATTCGGACGAGAAGTCCGAGGGGACCCTCGACATCACCGACCTCCGTGGCGAGAGCCTCACCCGGACCGTGATGACGATGTACGTCAGCGGCTTCGACGTGATGGTGCTCGAATCGGGGCGCATCGACGCCGACCAGCGTCAGGCCATCCGACAGGCGACCCAGAGTCTCGTCGGACTGGAGGTCATCGAGGAGACCGGCGACCGGGTGGTCATTCAGGACCTGCTCGACTCCTCGGAGCTGTCGGTCCACAACGCGGTCACGCGCATGCGACTCATTTCTTTGAGCATGCTCGAAGACGCGGTAACCGCCATCTGCGAGAACGACGACTCGCTCGCCGAGGACGTCATCGAGCGCGACGACGACGTCGACCGCCTGTGGTTCATGGTCTCGCGCATCTTCCGGGCCACGCTCAGGACGCCGAAGGCCGCCGAGGAACTCGGGATTCCCCGCGAGGTCTGCTTCGACTACCACTCCAGCGCGCGTCAGCTGGAGCGGATCGCCGACCACGCCGCGAAGATGGCCCAGCACGCCCGCCAGCTCGGCGAGATTCCCGAGGAGGTGGCCGAGTCACTCGGAGGCCTCCACGCCGACGCCGCCGAGATCGTCAACACCGCGATGGACGCCCTCCTGCTCGACGACAGCGCGGAGGCGACCGCGCTCGCCAACGAGGCCCGCGAGCACGTCCGGGAGATAGACCAGCACACCCGAACCGTCGACGACCAGATACGGGACCTCGACGCCCAGCAGGCTCAACTGCTCGGGCTCATCGTCGACTCGCTGTCCAGAAGCGGCGACTACGGCGGCAACGTCGCCGAGACCGCACTTCAGAAGGCCGCACCTCGGCCCGAATAA
- a CDS encoding CBS domain-containing protein, with protein sequence MDISDIATTDYIEIEAESNLGKARSIFEEENPKGIIVMRAGEYEGVLTQKQLLRSHIEDHTKVETLAKSAPKVERTDNVRDVARSLVEGGTKVAPVFEGGELWGVVDEDNILEGVLEHLDTLTVEDIFTENVITVGEDATLGQAINRLREHGISRLPVVDDDGFLTGVVTTHDVVDFATRNEQRITGKGDRAGDLDRMLDLPVYDVMSSPVETTSLGESVRDAVSRMLDSDYAGLVVTPEDDDRVVGGVLTKTDVLRALSYTEEDVMDVQITNIKLLDTISRADIRESISEISDKYQKMQVRHAHVRFQEHKETLRGTPLIQCAIRLRTNRGQVAGSGEGYGAEQAFSVARDKLERNVLEVKGVQSDREYEGQLLRKLGEL encoded by the coding sequence ATGGACATCTCCGACATTGCCACTACCGATTACATCGAAATCGAGGCCGAATCCAACCTCGGGAAGGCGCGCTCGATCTTCGAGGAAGAGAATCCGAAAGGCATCATCGTGATGAGAGCGGGCGAGTACGAGGGCGTGCTCACCCAGAAGCAACTGCTCCGCTCGCACATCGAGGACCACACCAAGGTCGAGACGCTCGCCAAGTCGGCACCCAAGGTCGAGCGAACCGACAACGTCCGGGACGTCGCCCGGTCGCTGGTCGAGGGCGGCACCAAGGTCGCTCCCGTCTTCGAGGGCGGCGAACTCTGGGGCGTGGTCGACGAGGACAACATCCTCGAAGGCGTCCTCGAACACCTCGACACCCTGACCGTCGAGGACATCTTCACCGAGAACGTCATCACCGTCGGGGAGGACGCGACCCTCGGGCAGGCCATCAACCGACTCCGCGAACACGGCATCTCGCGCCTCCCGGTCGTCGACGACGACGGCTTCCTCACCGGCGTCGTGACGACCCACGACGTGGTCGACTTCGCGACCCGAAACGAACAGCGCATCACCGGAAAGGGCGACCGCGCGGGCGACCTCGACCGGATGCTCGACCTCCCCGTCTACGACGTGATGTCGAGTCCGGTCGAGACCACCTCGCTCGGCGAGTCGGTCCGCGACGCCGTCTCGCGCATGCTCGACAGCGACTACGCCGGTCTCGTCGTCACCCCCGAGGACGACGACCGCGTGGTCGGCGGCGTCCTCACCAAGACCGACGTGTTGCGCGCGCTGTCGTACACCGAAGAGGACGTGATGGACGTGCAGATAACCAACATCAAACTCCTCGATACCATCAGCCGTGCCGACATCCGCGAGTCCATCTCGGAGATATCGGACAAGTACCAGAAGATGCAGGTCCGTCACGCCCACGTCCGGTTCCAGGAGCACAAGGAGACGCTCCGGGGCACGCCGCTCATCCAGTGTGCCATCCGCCTGCGGACCAACCGCGGACAGGTCGCGGGGTCGGGCGAGGGCTACGGTGCCGAGCAGGCGTTCAGCGTCGCGCGCGACAAGCTGGAGCGCAACGTCCTCGAAGTGAAGGGCGTCCAGAGCGACCGCGAGTACGAGGGCCAGCTCCTGCGGAAGCTCGGCGAGCTCTGA
- a CDS encoding lycopene cyclase domain-containing protein — MIPDIGAAFGEYTYLVTEVVWGTVAVGLLYRAGALTRAARTIAVLYPIAYVWDWYTLHIGVFAIELRTGVDVLGIPIEEHLFMIVVPALVLGIHENL, encoded by the coding sequence GTGATACCCGACATCGGCGCGGCGTTCGGCGAGTACACCTACCTCGTAACCGAGGTGGTCTGGGGGACGGTCGCGGTAGGGCTCCTTTACCGTGCGGGGGCGCTGACCCGGGCCGCGCGTACCATCGCCGTTCTCTACCCCATCGCGTACGTGTGGGACTGGTACACGCTTCATATCGGCGTGTTCGCCATCGAACTTCGGACCGGGGTCGACGTTCTCGGCATCCCGATAGAGGAACATCTGTTTATGATCGTCGTTCCGGCACTCGTGCTCGGCATCCACGAAAACCTGTGA
- a CDS encoding DUF7344 domain-containing protein produces the protein MSTIGDSSGTGSTEPEETPGQEEATVADGRVSDAVDSREEETTEELSRDLVFDVLKNRRRRYALHYLRRADGSVQLSELAEQVAAWENDTTVDAISAAERKRVYTALYQSHLPKLDDASIVEYNQNRGIVELSDASEQLDVYLDLDAQPDIPWCNWYLGLAVAGLGVLTAAWLGLPPFSLVADVLLATLIVAAYAAVALAHVYFTRHAAAANEAPPELQEA, from the coding sequence ATGAGCACCATTGGTGACTCATCCGGAACAGGAAGCACCGAACCGGAGGAGACTCCGGGCCAAGAGGAGGCGACCGTCGCCGACGGTCGGGTCTCCGACGCGGTCGACTCCCGGGAGGAGGAGACGACCGAGGAACTCTCCCGAGACCTCGTCTTCGACGTTCTGAAGAATCGACGGCGGCGGTACGCCCTCCATTACCTGCGTCGAGCCGACGGCTCCGTCCAACTCTCGGAGCTCGCCGAGCAGGTCGCGGCGTGGGAGAACGACACGACCGTCGACGCGATCTCCGCGGCCGAGCGAAAGCGCGTGTACACCGCCCTCTACCAGTCTCACCTGCCGAAGCTGGACGACGCGAGCATCGTCGAGTACAACCAGAACCGCGGCATCGTCGAACTCTCGGACGCATCCGAGCAACTCGACGTGTATCTGGACCTCGACGCCCAGCCCGATATCCCGTGGTGCAACTGGTATCTCGGTCTCGCTGTCGCCGGACTCGGTGTGCTGACGGCGGCGTGGCTCGGCCTTCCGCCCTTCTCGCTGGTCGCCGACGTCCTGCTGGCGACGCTCATCGTGGCCGCCTACGCCGCCGTCGCGCTCGCGCACGTCTACTTCACGCGTCACGCCGCCGCGGCGAACGAAGCGCCGCCGGAGCTACAGGAGGCGTAG
- a CDS encoding DUF7504 family protein: MEDAVGSGAGSRIGIGSQSGLGSEPESEPGSAPRSEPTREGFGGAGTQTLVSTPANASPLAELPDCAYDNLLIIAVRDHPTKIEARLEREGHDTATVGVVPVVPAAGDYDGDLWTTDPVRPNDLTGLGMRFSDAVRHIESGTGWVLLDALGVLLVYSEESRVCRFFQTLANRVRAHGARGVYCIAPEAVSDGTYERFRSMCDAERDSACASTDST; the protein is encoded by the coding sequence GTGGAGGACGCGGTCGGCTCCGGGGCCGGGTCCCGGATCGGTATCGGGTCTCAGTCCGGACTCGGGTCCGAACCCGAGTCCGAACCCGGGTCGGCTCCGCGGTCGGAGCCGACCCGGGAGGGATTCGGGGGAGCGGGGACCCAGACGCTGGTGTCGACGCCAGCGAACGCGTCCCCGCTGGCGGAGCTACCCGACTGCGCCTACGACAACCTCCTCATCATCGCCGTGCGCGACCATCCGACCAAGATCGAGGCGCGACTCGAACGCGAGGGCCACGACACCGCCACCGTCGGCGTGGTGCCGGTCGTCCCCGCCGCCGGAGACTACGACGGGGACCTCTGGACGACCGACCCCGTCAGACCGAACGACTTGACCGGCCTCGGAATGCGGTTCTCGGACGCCGTCCGCCACATCGAATCGGGGACCGGATGGGTGCTTCTCGACGCGCTCGGCGTCCTGCTCGTGTACTCGGAGGAATCGCGGGTGTGTCGGTTCTTCCAGACGCTGGCGAACCGGGTGCGAGCTCACGGCGCTCGCGGCGTCTACTGCATCGCGCCCGAGGCGGTTTCCGACGGGACCTACGAGCGGTTCCGGAGCATGTGCGACGCCGAACGCGACTCCGCATGCGCGTCGACGGACTCGACGTGA